A window of the Nitrospira sp. genome harbors these coding sequences:
- the accC gene encoding acetyl-CoA carboxylase biotin carboxylase subunit: MFKKILIANRGEIAMRIIRACRELNIATAAIYSEADSTGIYVKKADESYLVGPGPVKGFLDSNQIVDLAKRIGADAVHPGYGFLSENAEFAELCQASGITFIGPSTHAITLMGSKVKARELAESAGIPIVPGTDGAITSVKEALAFAKKAGYPVMIKASAGGGGRGLRVVRSDDELRENMDAASREAQASFGDGSVFIEKYIERPHHIEFQILGDRHGNIIHLNERDCSIQRRHQKLIEIAPSLILTPKLRDEMGNAAIAIARAVKYDNAGTVEFLLDQEGKFYFIEMNPRLQVEHTVTEQITAIDIVRNQIKIAAGLPLSIQQKDVILQGHAIQCRINAEDPKNNFLPCTGTITAYLSPGGIGVRIDGAVYKDYTIPPYYDALLAKLTVRGRTWEEAVSRMRRSLEEYVLRGVKTTIPFMEAIMQEPDFIAGRFDTSYFDTHPELFSYHEFVQPEDLVLALSAAIAAYEGL; this comes from the coding sequence ATGTTCAAGAAGATTTTAATCGCCAATCGCGGTGAGATCGCTATGCGGATCATCCGCGCCTGCCGCGAATTGAACATCGCCACCGCTGCCATCTACTCCGAAGCGGATTCGACCGGGATCTATGTGAAGAAGGCGGACGAATCCTACCTGGTCGGGCCAGGGCCGGTGAAGGGTTTCTTGGATAGCAACCAGATCGTCGACTTGGCCAAACGGATCGGCGCCGATGCTGTCCATCCCGGGTACGGGTTTCTTTCTGAAAATGCGGAGTTCGCTGAGCTCTGCCAGGCTTCCGGCATTACGTTCATCGGCCCTTCCACCCACGCCATTACCCTGATGGGCAGCAAGGTCAAGGCGCGCGAGCTCGCCGAATCGGCCGGCATTCCGATCGTGCCCGGCACGGATGGGGCCATTACCAGTGTAAAAGAAGCCCTGGCCTTCGCAAAAAAAGCGGGTTACCCGGTCATGATCAAGGCGAGCGCCGGCGGCGGCGGCCGCGGGCTTCGCGTGGTCCGATCAGACGATGAGCTGCGAGAGAACATGGACGCCGCCTCGCGCGAGGCCCAAGCTTCCTTCGGAGACGGCAGCGTCTTCATCGAAAAATATATCGAGCGGCCGCACCATATCGAGTTCCAAATACTGGGAGATCGCCACGGGAATATCATTCACTTAAATGAACGCGATTGTTCAATCCAGAGACGTCACCAGAAGTTGATTGAAATCGCACCGTCTTTGATTCTCACACCGAAGTTACGGGACGAGATGGGCAATGCCGCCATCGCCATCGCACGCGCGGTGAAGTACGACAACGCGGGAACCGTGGAGTTTCTGCTCGATCAAGAAGGCAAGTTCTACTTCATCGAGATGAATCCTCGCCTCCAAGTCGAACACACGGTGACGGAACAGATCACGGCCATCGATATCGTGCGGAATCAGATTAAGATCGCGGCTGGCCTGCCGCTCAGCATCCAGCAAAAGGACGTGATCCTCCAGGGCCACGCCATCCAATGCCGGATTAATGCGGAAGACCCTAAAAACAATTTCCTGCCCTGCACGGGCACGATCACGGCGTATCTCTCTCCTGGTGGAATCGGTGTCCGCATCGACGGTGCGGTCTACAAGGATTACACAATTCCACCTTACTATGATGCGCTGCTGGCCAAGTTGACGGTTCGAGGCCGCACCTGGGAAGAAGCCGTAAGCCGCATGAGGCGGTCGCTCGAAGAATATGTGCTGCGCGGAGTAAAGACAACGATCCCGTTTATGGAAGCGATCATGCAGGAACCGGACTTTATTGCAGGACGTTTCGACACGTCGTATTTCGACACCCACCCTGAATTGTTCTCGTACCACGAGTTTGTGCAACCGGAGGATCTGGTGTTGGCGCTGTCGGCTGCGATTGCCGCCTACGAAGGGCTCTAA